Proteins encoded by one window of Nasonia vitripennis strain AsymCx chromosome 5, Nvit_psr_1.1, whole genome shotgun sequence:
- the LOC100677831 gene encoding probable serine/threonine-protein kinase DDB_G0282963 isoform X3: MQTWNQCPIPTSTVATPMAAAPTGYAAPNTNPMTYMQYPNQPIPSGYTAEQWAAAQQQNWASYQQWQQQYQQWQAQYGEKYQESIMKQYGQQAPPLPVTSQPPPPPPKDEKPPLPPASTVSSYGYSTALPPPPNGSNGGVKRPSISEIESDSAKKMKESNDEPSEAEKLFDAQFKQCEEQFNAWKLQNANHPDRDKYNQYVAQYTSWREKQIKRRELKRLKREQQKLAAAAKGDSEKKGIGTSLNATSKQEQTAPSSQIGPALPMQQPTLTATPQLSMTPMMQPADMTQAWAQWGQYTQPMATPMTPYMPPPMSMATMATPAQPNFSQPPPGFPPVNLSQPPPGFTQPQPSVNSNAMPPPLSQPSVNTKLQPQQGPNYSQSNFNQPQNQQRAPPYSDNNQNQKRFNAAPPVNFNSQGGNFNNAGNRNNDFNPANMAGNQGNMGNSQETMDSNQGNKNNLNEGNDSQNRFDGSSKNRNFRNDNNKNDNFGNNNKFGNKPSTKSQEFNQNDLDFDSRGPQDMKNDSPNIGNRDPNNFNNGPNLKNRGPNNLGKDGPNFRKRGPNDFGNDGPNFGNKGPNNFSNDGPNFGNKGPNNFRQDGPNFGNRGPNDFEHGGPNFGNRGPDNFGNRGPNDFEHDGPNFGNRGPDNFGNRGSNNFKQGGPNFGNRGPDNFGNRGPNDFEHEGPNFGNRGPDNFGNKGPNDFEHGGPNFGNRGPDNFGNRGPNDFEHRGPNFGNRGPDNFGNRGRNDFEHGGPNFGNRGPDNFGNRGPNDFEHGGPNFGNRGPDNFGNRGPNNFNNDGPNDFRNRGPNNFNNREQNNFGNDEPTNVRNQGPNNFGNDGINNFGNRGPNNFGNRGFNNFDNDGANVGNRGDFDNVEPTFKNRDRNDFHHQGPNDFGIEDPRNLPNAMSNNAGNKGPNTFENNSPLEFNKGPNSKNNKNKKGKNKNKIDSKTKEFSGNLNDPAGLKGSNQSDFGMQSSQFELNLNPISNKMCQGQDSNPDTQVIEKILPAEDEQALNANPEPSKQLNAAIVSTLEEPPTLSFSDDINLDGANDFIRPSFAEQHPLIVDEPPINKSNFPSFDSENFNNALPLSGPREAQNQPPLAPPPTQKAIPSLLDLKIVPPPNMKIPPKSQLNCNDEDIPKSENEFTAPAKVIDYAHSKRPIVTEFVEPIFVFDYKHGESHLNVPNLSADFKNWEENEENLSEYYEEMMRKLEAITPATDTISADEKSSNPDNKEEEKKNKSQNLKNIAPKISDLTTVRLSYDDILCSPSELTEPLKIAIILRGPPGSGKSLIANLIKDKEVIQRASSPRILSIDDYFLVKRDSASGHDKTEEMEYRYIEEMEPECSNHLVKTFKKDVTDGFFNFIILDNINEKISDYEEMWSLAKTNGFKVYVCEMETDVQICLKRNIHNRSEAEINRIIDYFEPTPSHHEKLDVTPLLQEQTIEDFKSEDEQEVPKDDSEEKEDKSTNDDTEGSQVHTKEVRKWEKMEGEDKLDRLDGLKRKHENKPRSMEDFLQVPDNYNVKDSSGKKRIRWADLEKQNQQETTQAVESDVSHTHGNLAMDPTNGDNTLTSTKYISPRPRFQSKFNKKRLNKR; encoded by the exons atgcaAACCTGGAATCAATGTCCGATACCAACAAGCACAGTCGCTACTCCTATGGCCGCAGCGCCAACAGGATATGCTGCACCTAATACTAATCCTATGACCTACATGCAATATCCTAATCAACCG aTACCAAGTGGTTACACAGCAGAACAATGGGCGGCTGCTCAACAACAAAATTGGGCCAGCTATCAACAATGGCAGCAGCAGTACCAGCAATGGCAAGCACAATATGGAGAAAAG TATCAGGAAAGCATTATGAAACAATACGGCCAACAGGCACCACCTTTACCTGTGACATCACAGCCACCACCTCCACCACCTAAAGATGAGAAACCTCCATTACCTCCCGCAAGTACAGTCAGTTCATATGGATACTCCACAGCACTTCCT CCCCCACCTAATGGTAGCAACGGTGGTGTTAAGCGACCATCTATTTCTGAGATTGAGTCAGATAGTGccaaaaaaatgaaagagagCAATGATGAACCCAGCGAGGCTGAGAAACTCTTTGATGCTCAATTTAAACAATGTGAAGAGCAGTTTAACGCATGGAAATTGCAAAATGCCAATCATCCTGATAGg GATAAATACAACCAGTATGTAGCTCAATATACATCATGGCGAGAAAAACAGATCAAACGTCGTGAATTGAAGCGGCTTAAACGAGAACAGCAGAaacttgctgctgctgcaaaagGTGATTCAGAGAAGAAAG GAATAGGCACATCCTTAAATGCGACGTCCAAACAGGAGCAAACGGCGCCTTCATCACAAATTGGACCTGCACTTCCCATGCAACAGCCAACATTGACGGCTACACCTCAACTGTCAATGACACCAATGATGCAGCCTGCTGATATGACCCAAGCTTGGGCTCAGTGGGGTCAATACACACAGCCAATGGCCACACCTATGACTCCATATATGCCTCCCCCTATGTCAATGGCTACAATGGCTACACCAGCTCAGCCAAATTTCTCACAGCCACCTCCAGGATTTCCACCTGTCAATTTGTCACAACCTCCACCTGGATTCACTCAGCCTCAACCATCAGTTAATAGTAATGCAATGCCACCACCATTGTCTCAACCGTCAGTTAATACTAAACTTCAACCACAACAAGGCCCTAATTACAGTCAAAGCAATTTCAATCAACCGCAAAACCAACAAAGAGCTCCACCTTACAGTGATAATAATCAAAACCAAAAGCGGTTCAATGCAGCTCCACCTGTTAATTTCAATAGTCAAGGCGGTAACTTTAATAACGCAGGAAACAGAAATAATGATTTCAATCCAGCAAATATGGCTGGAAATCAAGGAAACATGGGCAATAGTCAAGAAACTATGGATAGTAATCAAGGCAACAAAAATAACTTGAATGAAGGAAATGATAGTCAGAATCGTTTTGATGGATCCAGCAAGAATAGAAACTTTAGAaacgataataataagaatGATAATTTcggcaataataataaatttggaAACAAACCATCAACAAAGAGCCAAGAGTTCAACCAAAACGATCTAGATTTTGATTCCAGAGGACCTCAAGACATGAAAAATGACAGTCCAAACATTGGCAATAGAGATCCAAATAACTTTAATAACGGGCCAAACTTGAAAAATAGAGGTCCGAATAACTTGGGTAAAGATGGACCGAATTTCAGAAAAAGAGGACCTAATGACTTTGGTAATGATGGTCCAAATTTTGGAAATAAAGGACCAAATAACTTTAGCAACGATGGTCCAAACTTTGGAAATAAAGGACCTAATAACTTTAGACAAGATGGGCCGAATTTCGGAA ATAGAGGACCGAATGACTTCGAGCATGGAGGTCCCAACTTCGGAAATAGAGGGCCTGACAATTTCGGAAATAGAGGACCGAATGACTTCGAGCATGATGGTCCCAACTTTGGAAATAGAGGACCTGACAATTTCGGAAATAGAGGATCGAATAACTTCAAGCAAGGTGGTCCCAACTTTGGAAATAGAGGGCCTGACAATTTCGGAAATAGAGGACCGAATGACTTCGAGCACGAAGGTCCTAACTTTGGAAATAGAGGGCCTGACAATTTTGGAAATAAAGGACCGAATGACTTCGAGCATGGAGGTCCCAACTTTGGAAACAGAGGGCCTGACAATTTCGGAAATAGAGGACCGAATGACTTCGAGCATAGAGGTCCCAACTTTGGAAATAGAGGGCCTGATAATTTCGGAAATAGAGGACGAAATGACTTCGAGCATGGAGGTCCCAACTTTGGAAATAGAGGGCCTGACAATTTCGGAAATAGAGGACCGAATGACTTCGAACATGGAGGTCCCAACTTTGGAAACAGAGGGCCTGACAATTTCGGAAATAGAGGACCtaataatttcaataatgATGGTCCTAATGATTTTAGAAATAGAGGTCCGAATAATTTCAATAACCGAGAACAGAATAACTTTGGTAATGATGAACCTACTAATGTCAGGAATCAAGGTCCAAATAATTTCGGCAACGATGGTATTAACAATTTTGGGAACCGAGGACCTAATAATTTTGGTAACAGAGGTTTCAACAATTTTGATAATGATGGTGCAAACGTTGGAAACAGAGGTGATTTTGATAACGTTGAACCAACCTTTAAAAATAGGGATCGAAATGATTTTCACCATCAAGGTCCAAATGATTTTGGTATTGAAGATCCTAGAAATTTACCTAATGCTATGTCAAATAACGCCGGAAATAAAGGTCCGAATACTTTTGAGAACAATAGTCCTCTTGAGTTTAATAAGGGCCCTAAcagtaaaaacaataaaaacaaaaaaggcaagaataaaaataagataGATTCGAAAACCAAAGAATTTTCGGGAAATTTGAACGATCCTGCAGGTCTGAAAGGCTCGAATCAATCCGACTTCGGTATGCAATCGTCACAATTCGAATTAAATTTGAATCCGATCTCAAATAAGATGTGTCAAGGTCAAGATAGTAATCCAGATACTCAGGTAATTGAGAAAATATTACCAGCTGAAGATGAACAAGCTTTAAATGCCAATCCAGAACCATCCAAACAACTTAATGCAGCTATTGTATCTACTTTAGAAGAACCACCAACGTTATCCTTTAGTGACGATATTAATCTCGACGGGGCAAACGATTTTATTCGTCCTTCGTTTGCTGAACAACACCCTTTGATAGTGGATGAACCGccaataaataaaagcaaTTTTCCATCATTtgattcagaaaatttcaacAATGCTCTACCATTGTCTGGACCGCGTGAAGCTCAAAATCAGCCTCCTTTAGCTCCGCCGCCAACCCAAAAGGCCATTCCATCCCTCTTAGATTTGAAAATAGTTCCGCCTCCAAATATGAAGATACCTCCTAAATCACAGTTAAATTGTAATGATGAAGATATTCCAAAAAGTGAAAACGAATTCACAGCACCTGCCAAAGTCATAGATTATGCACATTCAAAAAGACCAATCGTAACCGAATTTGTAGAACCCATTTTCGTGTTCGACTATAAACATGGAGAATCACATCTGAATGTACCCAACTTAAGTGCAGATTTCAAGAACTGGGAAGAGAATGAGGAGAACTTATCAGAATATTATGAAGAAATGATGAGAAAACTTGAAGCAATAACTCCAGCTACAGATACGATTTCAGCAGACGAAAAAAGTTCTAATCCAG ATAataaagaggaagaaaaaaagaacaaatcGCAAAATTTGAAGAATATTGCACCAAAAATATCCGATCTCACAACGGTGAGATTATCTTACGACGATATTCTTTGCTCTCCAAGTGAGCTAACTGAGCCACTCAAGATTGCTATAATTCTTAGAGGACCACCAGGAAGTGGAAAATCTTTGATAGCTAACTTAATTAAG gATAAGGAGGTTATACAGAGAGCTTCGTCACCGAGGATACTGAGTATCGATGACTACTTCCTTGTAAAAAGAGATTCAGCTTCAGGCCATGACAAGACTGAA GAAATGGAGTACAGATACATAGAAGAAATGGAACCAGAATGTTCCAACCATTTAGTCAAAACATTTAAGAAAGACGTTACTGATGGCTTTTTCAACTTTATTATATTAgataatattaatgaaaaaatctCAGACTATGAAGAAATGTGGAGTTTAGCCAAAACGAATGGCTTTAAAGTTTATGTGTGTGAAATGGAAACAGATGTGCAAATATGCCTTAAAAGAAACATTCATAATCGATCGGAAGCGGAAATTAATAGGATAATAGACTATTTTGAACCAACCCCGAGTCATCACGAAAAATTAGATGTCACGCCTCTACTTCAAGAGCAAACTATTGAAGAT tttaaatCGGAAGATGAGCAAGAAGTTCCGAAAGATGATTCTGAAGAGAAAGAAGATAAATCTACTAATGATGACACTGAAGGCAGTCAAGTACATACAAAGGAAGTCAGAAAATGGGAAAAAATGGAAGGAGAGGATAAGTTAG ATCGACTCGATGGTCTGAAACGGAAACACGAAAATAAACCACGATCTATGGAAGATTTTCTGCAGGTTCCTGATAACTACAATGTGAAAGATAGTTCTGGAAAGAAACGC ATAAGATGGGCTGATTTAGAGAAGCAGAATCAGCAGGAGACCACGCAGGCAGTGGAATCTGACGTTAGTCACACACACGGGAACCTAGCGATGGATCCAACCAACGGAGACAACACACTCACGAGCACAAAGTATATATCACCCAGACCCAGGTTTCAATCCAAATTTAACAAAAAGCGATTAAATAAGCGgtga